A part of Camelus ferus isolate YT-003-E chromosome 6, BCGSAC_Cfer_1.0, whole genome shotgun sequence genomic DNA contains:
- the LOC102517240 gene encoding olfactory receptor 4M1, producing MEPTNYTRVTEFVLTGLSQTREVQLVLFVIFLSFYLFILPGNILIICTIRLDPHLTSPMYFLLANLAFLDIWYSSITAPKMLVDFFVERKIISFGGCIAQLFFLHFVGASEMFLLTVMAFDRYAAICRPLHYATIMNRRLCCILVALSWIGGFIHSVIQVALIVRLPFCGPNELDSYFCDITQVVRIACANTFPEELVMIFSSGLISVVCFIALLMSYAFLLAMLKKHSGSGESTSRAMSTCYSHITIVVLMFGPSIYIYARPFDAFSLDKVVSVFHTVIFPLLNPIIYTLRNKEVKTAVRKLVNRYIFCKEK from the coding sequence atggaaCCTACAAATTACACCAGAGTGACAGAATTTGTTCTCACTGGCTTATCTCAGACTCGGGAAGTGCAACTCGTCCTATTTGTTAtatttctatctttctatttgttcatTCTTCCAGGAAATATTCTTATTATTTGCACCATCAGGCTTGACCCACATCTGACCTCGCCCATGTATTTCCTGTTGGCTAATCTAGCCTTCCTTGACATTTGGTACTCCTCCATCACAGCCCCCAAAATGCTCGTAGACTTCTTTGTGGAAAGGAAGATCATTTCCTTCGGTGGGTGCATTGCTCAGCTCTTCTTCTTGCATTTTGTTGGGGCCTCAGAGATGTTCCTGCTCACAGTGATGGCCTTTGACCGCTATGCTGCTATCTGCCGCCCCCTCCACTATGCTACTATCATGAATCGACGTCTCTGCTGTATTCTGGTGGCTCTCTCCTGGATAGGGGGCTTCATTCACTCTGTGATACAGGTGGCACTCATTGTTCGACTTCCCTTCTGTGGGCCCAACGAGTTAGACAGTTACTTCTGTGACATCACGCAGGTTGTCCGGATTGCCTGTGCCAACACCTTCCCAGAGGAGTTAGTGATGATCTTTAGCAGTGGTCTGATCTCTGTGGTGTGTTTCATTGCTCTCCTGATGTCCTATGCCTTTCTCCTGGCCATGCTCAAGAAACACTCAGGCTCCGGTGAGAGTACCAGCCGGGCCATGTCCACCTGCTATTCCCACATCACCATTGTGGTGCTAATGTTTGGGCCATCCATCTACATTTATGCTCGCCCATTTGATGCTTTTTCCCTAGATAAAGTGGTGTCTGTGTTCCACACTGTGATATTCCCTTTACTTAACCCCATCATCTACACACTGCGAAACAAGGAAGTAAAGACAGCTGTGAGGAAGTTGGTCAACAGatacattttctgtaaagagaaGTGA